The following coding sequences are from one Hymenobacter sp. DG25A window:
- a CDS encoding site-2 protease family protein codes for MPSTPPPLPFPPDTPGLNEEEDFRQLFTRYERPEPPRWRRYALHLLLFFITLITTTLAGAEWITGKAFFLQGDTLKLTGWLTKSEILAGLWFSVPFLGVLTVHEFGHYFTARHNRVRTTLPYYIPFFTGFFNTIGTFGAVIRIKDRIFSRRHFFDIGLAGPLAGFLVAVPVLIYGFTHLPPLEYIFQIHPEYRAYGADYARYVYQQGNGLTLAKPLLYQGLEYLFADPTRLPHPNELMHYPVLLAGALSLFFTALNLLPIGQLDGGHILYGLLGFQRFNRLSAVLFIGFIFYAGLGLFSLQSPVDTWLYWGLPYFLYLTLVFRRVLPTPWRSVKLALGVFVAQLAAVLAFPGLEGNPGWLVFGLLLGRVMGIYHPPAPDERPLSRGRKVLGWLMLVIFVLCFTPSPFK; via the coding sequence GTGCCTTCCACTCCTCCGCCCCTTCCCTTTCCTCCTGACACCCCCGGCCTGAACGAGGAGGAAGATTTCCGGCAGTTATTTACCCGCTACGAGCGGCCCGAGCCGCCTCGCTGGCGCCGGTATGCCCTGCACCTGCTGCTGTTTTTCATCACCCTTATTACTACCACTCTGGCCGGCGCGGAATGGATAACCGGCAAGGCCTTCTTTCTTCAGGGCGACACCCTAAAGCTGACCGGCTGGCTGACGAAATCTGAAATCCTGGCCGGGCTGTGGTTTTCAGTGCCTTTTCTGGGGGTGCTCACAGTGCATGAGTTTGGCCATTATTTCACGGCGCGGCATAACCGGGTGCGCACCACGCTGCCGTACTATATTCCGTTTTTCACGGGCTTCTTTAATACCATTGGGACGTTTGGGGCCGTCATCCGCATTAAAGACCGGATTTTTTCCCGCCGCCATTTCTTTGATATTGGTTTGGCCGGGCCACTGGCGGGCTTTCTGGTAGCGGTGCCGGTGCTGATTTACGGCTTCACCCACCTGCCACCCCTGGAATACATTTTCCAGATTCATCCGGAGTACCGGGCCTATGGTGCCGACTACGCCCGCTATGTGTATCAGCAGGGCAACGGCCTTACACTGGCCAAACCACTCCTGTACCAGGGGCTGGAATACCTGTTTGCTGACCCCACGCGTCTGCCCCACCCGAATGAGCTGATGCACTACCCGGTGCTGCTGGCAGGAGCATTGTCGTTGTTTTTCACGGCGCTGAATCTGCTGCCCATTGGTCAGCTGGATGGGGGGCACATTTTGTACGGGCTGCTGGGCTTTCAGCGTTTCAATCGGCTGTCGGCGGTCCTGTTTATTGGGTTCATCTTTTACGCCGGACTGGGGCTGTTTTCACTGCAGAGCCCCGTTGATACCTGGCTGTATTGGGGGCTGCCTTATTTTCTTTACCTCACGCTGGTCTTTCGCCGGGTGCTGCCCACGCCGTGGCGCAGCGTGAAGCTGGCGCTGGGGGTGTTTGTGGCCCAGTTGGCCGCTGTTCTGGCCTTTCCGGGGCTGGAAGGCAACCCCGGTTGGCTGGTCTTTGGGTTGCTTTTGGGCCGGGTAATGGGCATTTACCATCCGCCCGCACCTGATGAGCGTCCCCTTTCACGGGGGCGCAAAGTGCTGGGCTGGCTGATGCTGGTTATTTTTGTGCTTTGCTTTACCCCTTCCCCTTTCAAGTAA
- a CDS encoding PASTA domain-containing protein: MSFFKSDTPLDVLKHLLAMAAVVAIMVLGFFYVYLPMTTNHGETIVVPKITGMQQTDLEDYLDERNLLFFVDDSSYNPGTRPGTVLTQDPAPGEKVKEDRKIYISVSMKNPPVIKMPRLTDGSVKNAQMILKSYDLVVGQIQLVPDLAQNAVLKQLVNGKEIAPGAPIAKGTKVDLVVGDGQGNQEFPVPNVVNMPADEAATLLAGQGLQVGEIFYQAAEEGQEDGNVVKQRPVSSPGATIRTGQLVDLWVAGQAPLKPVE, from the coding sequence ATGTCCTTTTTCAAATCAGATACGCCGCTTGATGTGCTGAAGCATTTGCTGGCTATGGCAGCGGTGGTAGCCATCATGGTACTCGGGTTTTTCTACGTGTATCTGCCCATGACCACCAACCACGGCGAAACCATTGTGGTACCCAAAATCACGGGGATGCAGCAGACCGATCTGGAGGATTATCTGGATGAGCGCAACCTGCTTTTCTTCGTGGACGACAGCAGCTACAACCCCGGCACCCGTCCCGGCACGGTACTCACCCAAGACCCCGCCCCGGGCGAAAAGGTGAAGGAAGACCGCAAAATCTATATCTCCGTGTCGATGAAAAATCCGCCGGTGATTAAGATGCCGCGCCTCACGGACGGATCGGTGAAAAACGCCCAGATGATTCTGAAAAGCTACGACCTGGTAGTGGGTCAGATTCAGCTGGTGCCCGACCTGGCCCAGAACGCCGTGCTGAAGCAGCTGGTGAACGGTAAAGAAATTGCGCCCGGCGCCCCCATTGCCAAAGGCACCAAAGTAGACCTGGTGGTAGGCGACGGCCAGGGCAACCAGGAATTCCCGGTACCCAACGTAGTAAATATGCCCGCCGACGAAGCCGCTACGCTCTTGGCGGGTCAGGGCCTGCAGGTAGGCGAAATATTCTACCAGGCTGCCGAAGAAGGTCAGGAAGATGGCAACGTGGTCAAGCAGCGCCCGGTCTCCTCGCCCGGCGCCACCATCCGCACCGGCCAGCTGGTGGATTTATGGGTAGCTGGTCAGGCCCCCCTTAAGCCTGTTGAGTAA
- a CDS encoding phosphoglycerate kinase, which translates to MKTLDQYNFASKKAVVRVDFNVPLDSDLRITDDTRIRAATPTVKKILADGGSVILLSHMGRPKGGPDKKNSLRNLVLRLQQEYGQEVKFADDVLGEEAAQMAASLQPGEILLLENLRFYAEEEKGDEAFAEKLARLGDVYVNDAFGAAHRRHASTAVMAHHFTPENRVAGYVMQGELENAKRVLDHAERPFTAIMGGAKISDKIQIIEQLLDKVDNLLIGGGMSYTFAKAEGGEIGNSLLEGDKLDMALDLMRKAKEKGVNLVLPVDSVIANQFANDADIDVAGSHHIPATWMGLDIGPETRELFADIIRNSKTILWNGPMGVFEMSNFSVGTEFVAQAIAEATEKGAFSLIGGGDSAAAVNQMGFADKVSYISTGGGALLEYMEGKELPGVAALEGR; encoded by the coding sequence ATGAAAACCCTCGACCAGTACAACTTCGCCAGCAAAAAGGCGGTGGTACGCGTGGACTTCAACGTGCCGCTCGACAGCGACCTGCGCATCACCGACGATACCCGTATTCGGGCGGCTACGCCCACGGTTAAAAAAATTCTGGCCGATGGCGGCTCCGTTATCCTGCTCTCGCACATGGGTCGGCCCAAAGGTGGCCCCGACAAGAAAAACTCCCTGCGCAACTTGGTATTGCGTCTGCAGCAGGAGTACGGGCAGGAAGTAAAGTTTGCGGATGATGTACTGGGGGAAGAAGCCGCCCAAATGGCCGCCTCGCTGCAGCCCGGCGAAATCCTGCTGCTCGAGAACCTGCGCTTTTATGCCGAAGAAGAAAAAGGCGACGAAGCCTTCGCGGAAAAGCTGGCTCGCCTCGGCGACGTGTATGTGAATGATGCCTTTGGCGCGGCGCACCGCCGGCATGCTTCCACGGCCGTAATGGCTCACCACTTCACCCCGGAAAACCGTGTGGCCGGTTACGTAATGCAGGGCGAGCTGGAAAATGCCAAGCGCGTGCTGGATCATGCCGAGCGACCCTTCACCGCAATTATGGGCGGCGCTAAGATTTCGGATAAGATTCAAATTATTGAGCAGCTGCTGGATAAGGTGGATAACCTGCTCATCGGCGGCGGCATGTCCTACACTTTTGCCAAGGCCGAAGGTGGCGAAATCGGCAACTCTCTGCTGGAAGGCGACAAGCTGGATATGGCCCTAGACCTGATGCGCAAAGCCAAGGAAAAAGGCGTGAACCTGGTGCTGCCCGTCGACAGCGTAATTGCCAATCAGTTTGCCAACGATGCCGACATTGATGTAGCCGGCAGCCACCACATTCCCGCCACCTGGATGGGCCTGGACATCGGCCCCGAAACCCGCGAGCTATTCGCCGACATCATTCGCAACTCCAAAACCATTCTGTGGAATGGCCCCATGGGCGTTTTCGAAATGTCTAACTTCTCGGTAGGCACTGAGTTTGTGGCCCAGGCCATTGCCGAAGCCACCGAAAAAGGTGCCTTCAGCCTCATCGGGGGCGGCGATTCTGCCGCGGCGGTAAACCAGATGGGCTTCGCAGATAAAGTCTCCTACATCAGCACCGGCGGTGGCGCCCTGCTGGAGTACATGGAAGGCAAGGAACTGCCCGGCGTGGCGGCGCTGGAAGGCCGGTAA
- a CDS encoding gliding motility-associated C-terminal domain-containing protein: MHKNLINKHLQMNKLYSYSQYTLGFLLLLYSAVWNTCDAQTAATCDLFALDAPKPQTNEGFASSGVSVGKRFAIVGEGAASTSPQGHAYIYEYVGGVWVYRQTLSEPYSEQAIYGASTYINDTTALVAAYNYTGPDKKARGAIFVYTLQGKTWVKTGLIVNSNPYVSSFGWRIAKSGTDVVVGSNYTGEKTNAVAVYRQPQNPEDPWTLVATLSAPSSSTSYDYGYSVDIQGDHLLVGAVDAFGFGNPAAYFYRRNTRREWEFEQVEIYPKGCRAGFSASLFGNYAAVGSDSNLGIRIYERTTGGWKLRQTIYSPDRKTGGRYGFSVAMNAKMLLVSDPFMGGGAVYRYEQQDGSWNLKRRYTAPQPKALDLFGGWVEVDESSSNLIIGAPGRISGGIEDAGQAFVLWNPAISPAGPFCEDASAVQLQASATGGTWAGKGIINTKTGQFDPAQAGVGTHTISYSISGGGCTFQDTTFIQVSPRLRIARNKVPVLTCAQDTSITLTANLTGGSWSGKGIMNSQIGTFKTWVAGPGRHVLTYEVADMGACSKLDTISVVVQAITAQIQPLPRHLSCARDTLFSLSATPVGGSWQGKGILESKTGLFSSASAGPGRHVITYTLSATGACGVKDTTIIVVEPIRAHIVTQPSTLCRLDTILQLSATPTGGIWQGKGITDAKKGLFTASVAGPGQHMVHYKIGGGACMVNDSVAIFLDPIAKPILTSKDPVILRCGESSVLLSIQADISNGSRYEWQYAESLSSPWHSLPTGNGQTTYSAMQAGWYRVQAEHNNCFALSEATQLLIEPVYSPSVPNIFTPNHDGINDVFELKLQYPRTFHLQIFNRWGQEIFQTNTYGKFWTGTGAPEGVYYYLWRYSTECDITERTFKGHITVSR, from the coding sequence TTGCATAAAAATCTAATAAACAAACATTTACAAATGAATAAACTATACTCTTACTCCCAATACACCCTTGGCTTTTTACTACTACTATACAGTGCGGTTTGGAATACATGTGATGCACAAACCGCTGCAACCTGTGATTTATTTGCACTGGATGCTCCAAAACCACAAACAAATGAAGGTTTTGCTAGTAGTGGGGTAAGTGTTGGGAAGCGCTTTGCCATCGTTGGAGAAGGAGCAGCTTCTACTAGTCCCCAAGGGCACGCTTATATCTATGAGTATGTTGGAGGAGTTTGGGTATATCGGCAAACACTGAGCGAGCCCTATTCTGAGCAGGCCATATATGGTGCCAGCACATATATTAATGATACTACTGCCCTGGTAGCTGCGTACAACTATACCGGACCAGACAAAAAAGCGAGGGGTGCCATTTTTGTTTATACCCTCCAAGGAAAGACTTGGGTAAAAACCGGCTTGATAGTCAATTCTAACCCTTATGTTTCTTCTTTTGGCTGGCGCATTGCGAAAAGCGGTACTGATGTGGTTGTTGGGAGCAATTATACTGGTGAAAAAACTAACGCTGTTGCTGTATATAGGCAGCCACAGAACCCTGAGGACCCTTGGACACTGGTTGCAACACTATCTGCCCCTTCCAGCAGCACCAGCTATGATTACGGCTATAGTGTAGATATTCAAGGAGACCATTTGCTGGTTGGTGCTGTTGATGCTTTTGGATTTGGCAACCCAGCTGCTTATTTCTACCGTCGAAACACCCGTAGGGAGTGGGAATTTGAGCAGGTTGAAATCTATCCTAAAGGATGCCGAGCGGGCTTTAGCGCCTCCCTTTTTGGGAACTATGCTGCTGTAGGGTCTGATTCCAACTTAGGCATTCGGATTTACGAGAGAACAACAGGTGGCTGGAAGCTTCGGCAAACGATATATAGCCCTGATCGTAAAACCGGCGGAAGATATGGCTTCTCGGTGGCTATGAATGCCAAGATGCTGCTGGTTTCCGACCCATTTATGGGTGGGGGTGCAGTATACCGTTATGAGCAGCAAGATGGTTCTTGGAATCTAAAAAGGCGCTATACTGCACCGCAACCAAAGGCCTTAGATTTATTTGGGGGCTGGGTAGAAGTTGATGAAAGCAGCAGCAATTTAATTATTGGTGCCCCAGGTCGCATTTCTGGCGGTATTGAGGATGCTGGGCAAGCTTTTGTGCTATGGAATCCAGCTATTTCTCCTGCTGGTCCCTTTTGTGAAGATGCTTCTGCAGTACAGTTACAAGCAAGCGCAACAGGTGGAACCTGGGCGGGTAAAGGCATTATCAATACCAAAACCGGCCAGTTTGATCCTGCACAGGCTGGCGTTGGCACGCACACTATTTCGTACAGTATTTCAGGTGGCGGGTGTACGTTTCAGGATACCACATTCATTCAGGTGAGCCCACGCCTGCGCATTGCTCGTAACAAAGTCCCTGTATTGACTTGTGCGCAAGACACTAGCATTACTTTAACAGCCAACCTGACGGGGGGAAGCTGGTCTGGTAAGGGAATTATGAATTCTCAAATCGGCACCTTCAAAACTTGGGTGGCAGGCCCAGGGCGCCATGTTCTGACGTACGAGGTTGCTGACATGGGCGCTTGTAGCAAACTTGATACAATAAGCGTAGTCGTACAGGCAATAACAGCTCAAATTCAGCCACTGCCGCGCCACTTAAGCTGCGCCCGTGACACTCTCTTTTCGCTCAGTGCTACGCCTGTTGGTGGTTCTTGGCAAGGGAAGGGCATACTAGAAAGCAAAACAGGGCTATTCAGTTCTGCCTCTGCTGGTCCAGGTCGGCATGTCATCACCTATACACTTTCAGCTACCGGAGCCTGCGGAGTGAAGGATACAACCATTATTGTGGTGGAACCGATCAGGGCTCATATTGTAACTCAACCTTCCACGCTATGCCGACTTGATACTATTCTGCAGCTATCAGCTACTCCCACTGGAGGTATATGGCAAGGCAAAGGGATTACGGATGCCAAGAAAGGCCTTTTTACTGCTTCCGTAGCCGGCCCTGGCCAGCATATGGTCCACTATAAAATTGGTGGCGGTGCGTGCATGGTTAACGATTCAGTGGCCATTTTCCTAGATCCTATTGCCAAGCCTATTCTAACATCGAAGGATCCCGTCATTTTGCGTTGTGGGGAATCCTCAGTTCTGTTGAGTATACAGGCAGATATTTCCAATGGCAGCCGCTATGAATGGCAATATGCAGAATCACTCAGTAGCCCTTGGCACTCTTTGCCTACCGGCAATGGACAGACAACCTATTCTGCTATGCAAGCAGGCTGGTATCGTGTACAGGCAGAGCATAATAACTGCTTTGCCCTTTCGGAAGCCACACAGCTACTGATTGAGCCCGTTTACTCTCCCTCTGTACCAAACATCTTTACCCCCAATCATGATGGTATCAATGATGTATTTGAGCTAAAACTGCAATATCCCCGCACTTTCCACTTACAGATTTTTAACCGGTGGGGCCAGGAGATTTTCCAAACCAACACATATGGTAAATTCTGGACAGGGACAGGTGCTCCAGAAGGTGTTTATTATTACTTATGGCGTTACTCTACAGAGTGTGATATAACTGAGCGCACATTCAAAGGCCATATTACAGTTAGTCGATAA
- a CDS encoding HAD family hydrolase, protein MHMAKKPNLLFDFGGVIINIDYQRTLDAMGRLHRHGSTIEFTQAAQAELFDLMETGRLTPAEFHQGLRTHYELEATDEELTAAWNAMLLDVPAERLALIAELRAQGYETALLSNTNQIHIEEINQRLHQQYGLQNGIADALDRVFYSQHVGLRKPGEEIFRHALAEMNWKAEETLFIEDSFQHIETARRLGLHTLFLAPPLTLTDALPDALRAFHSSAPSLSS, encoded by the coding sequence ATGCATATGGCGAAAAAGCCTAACCTGCTGTTCGATTTCGGCGGCGTGATTATCAATATTGACTACCAGCGGACGCTGGACGCCATGGGCCGCCTGCACCGGCATGGCAGCACCATTGAGTTTACCCAGGCCGCTCAGGCAGAGCTGTTTGACTTAATGGAAACCGGCCGCCTTACCCCCGCCGAGTTCCACCAAGGTCTGCGCACCCACTATGAGCTGGAAGCGACCGATGAGGAGCTGACGGCCGCCTGGAATGCCATGCTGCTGGACGTGCCCGCCGAGCGCCTCGCCCTTATTGCAGAGCTGCGCGCCCAGGGCTACGAAACCGCGCTTCTATCAAATACCAACCAGATTCATATTGAGGAAATAAACCAGCGGCTGCACCAGCAATACGGCCTGCAGAATGGCATTGCCGATGCCCTTGACCGGGTTTTTTACTCTCAGCACGTGGGCCTGCGCAAGCCCGGTGAAGAAATTTTCCGGCATGCCCTGGCCGAGATGAACTGGAAAGCAGAGGAAACACTTTTTATCGAGGACAGTTTTCAACACATTGAAACGGCCCGGCGGCTGGGGTTGCATACCTTGTTCCTGGCCCCGCCTCTTACCCTCACCGACGCCCTTCCCGACGCCCTTCGTGCCTTCCACTCCTCCGCCCCTTCCCTTTCCTCCTGA
- a CDS encoding D-alanine--D-alanine ligase, with amino-acid sequence MKIGIFFGGPSREREISFAGGRTVYDNLDKSLFQAVPVFVDSRGNFILLDWHYIYKGTIRDFYPPVSALPSSEHKLQVYLESLGELSIAQQDEIINQVGRRIQPQELSSLMDFAFLALHGPGGEDGAIQGLLEWYGIPYSGSGVLPSAFGIDKIAQKKLLHALNRPTPEFRVVTAEEWDAADPAATLAYLERELGLPLVFKAPRQGSSIGISILREAKVEAFQRAMERSLFRKTVTRDDWQRLSERDKIMWVQQLTDIREGIGLPVMLDADDEHIIYHPEALLNTLAECLQTTEQVRLTNVDGETQVLVESFVQGREFSCIVVEDSNGKPLALPPTEIVKGEEMFDYRSKYLPGLARKITPIDLPEDEIQRIRQACEEMFRTFGFQVYARLDGFLSTDNQLFLNDPNTTSGMLPASFFFHQAAEIGLNPSQFLTYLIRTSLAARRRAGMRPVQLQRLLRGLDAAVAARGHEERQRIKVAVIMGGYSSERHISVESGRNIYEKLSSSIKYEPVPVFLTGNSQDFRLYVLPINVMLKDNADDIREKIEYAEAGHGLHPVLERIRREAQSITSTYAGQPTAQPRRVSFKDLAEMVDEVFIALHGRPGEDGALQQQLEKFGLPYNGSGVGSSSITINKFETNRRLREAGLRVAEHRMANRLEWQADAEGFYRSLETQFPYPFIAKPADDGCSSAVKKIKNRAELEAFTRLIFREQEDLMIPDAETLHLGFKEEFPRKDAFLVETLIERDGAAHFLEITGGLLTHWRADGKLDIEVFEASEALAIGEVLSLEEKFLAGEGQNITPARYAADAIERQRISNEVKEELRRVAEILNIQGYARIDAFVRVRDNGAVEVIIIEVNSLPGMTPATCIFHQTALAGYTPYDFIDQILEFGKERTRKEKLAVGN; translated from the coding sequence ATGAAAATAGGCATCTTCTTCGGCGGACCGTCGCGTGAGCGGGAAATTTCCTTTGCTGGCGGCCGCACTGTATATGATAACCTGGACAAGTCGCTGTTTCAGGCCGTTCCCGTATTCGTGGACAGCCGCGGCAACTTCATCCTGCTGGACTGGCACTACATTTATAAAGGCACCATCCGGGACTTCTACCCGCCTGTTTCGGCCTTGCCGTCCTCCGAGCACAAGCTGCAGGTGTACCTGGAAAGCCTGGGCGAGCTGAGCATTGCGCAGCAGGACGAAATCATCAACCAGGTAGGCCGCCGCATTCAGCCGCAGGAGCTGAGCAGCCTTATGGATTTCGCTTTCTTGGCCCTGCACGGCCCCGGCGGCGAAGATGGCGCTATTCAGGGCCTGCTGGAGTGGTACGGCATTCCGTATTCCGGCTCCGGCGTGCTGCCTTCGGCCTTTGGTATTGATAAAATTGCCCAGAAAAAGCTGCTCCACGCCCTGAACCGGCCCACGCCAGAATTCCGCGTGGTTACGGCCGAAGAGTGGGACGCCGCTGACCCGGCTGCTACGCTGGCTTACCTGGAGCGCGAGCTGGGCTTGCCGCTGGTGTTCAAGGCTCCGCGCCAAGGCAGCAGCATTGGCATCAGCATTCTGCGCGAAGCCAAAGTGGAAGCTTTCCAGCGCGCCATGGAGCGCAGCCTGTTCCGCAAAACCGTGACCCGCGACGACTGGCAGCGCCTCTCGGAGCGCGACAAAATCATGTGGGTGCAGCAGCTCACCGACATCCGCGAAGGCATTGGCCTGCCCGTGATGCTGGATGCTGATGATGAGCACATCATCTACCACCCCGAAGCCCTGCTGAACACGCTGGCAGAGTGCCTGCAAACCACCGAGCAGGTGCGCCTGACCAATGTGGACGGCGAAACCCAGGTGCTGGTGGAAAGCTTCGTACAAGGCCGCGAGTTCTCCTGCATTGTGGTGGAAGACTCCAACGGTAAGCCACTGGCGCTGCCGCCCACGGAAATTGTGAAGGGCGAGGAGATGTTCGACTACCGCTCGAAATACCTGCCCGGCCTAGCCCGCAAAATCACCCCCATCGATTTGCCGGAAGACGAAATTCAGCGCATCCGCCAGGCCTGTGAGGAGATGTTCCGCACGTTCGGCTTCCAGGTGTACGCGCGTCTGGATGGCTTCCTGTCCACGGATAACCAGCTGTTCCTCAACGACCCGAACACCACATCGGGCATGTTGCCGGCTTCCTTCTTCTTCCACCAGGCGGCAGAAATCGGGCTCAATCCTTCCCAGTTCCTGACCTATCTGATTCGCACCTCGCTGGCAGCACGCCGCCGGGCGGGCATGCGGCCTGTGCAGCTGCAGCGCTTGCTGCGCGGGCTGGATGCAGCCGTGGCTGCCCGCGGACACGAGGAGCGTCAGCGCATTAAAGTTGCCGTCATTATGGGCGGCTACTCCTCAGAGCGCCACATTTCGGTGGAAAGCGGCCGGAACATCTATGAGAAGCTCAGCTCCTCTATAAAGTACGAGCCAGTGCCGGTGTTCCTGACCGGCAACAGCCAGGATTTCCGCCTGTACGTGCTGCCCATTAACGTAATGCTGAAGGACAACGCCGACGACATTCGGGAGAAGATTGAGTACGCGGAAGCGGGCCACGGTCTGCACCCGGTACTGGAACGCATCCGCCGTGAGGCCCAGAGCATTACTAGTACGTATGCAGGTCAGCCGACCGCGCAGCCGCGCCGGGTGTCGTTTAAGGATCTGGCCGAGATGGTGGATGAGGTATTCATTGCGCTGCACGGTCGTCCCGGCGAGGATGGGGCGTTGCAGCAGCAGCTGGAGAAGTTTGGCCTGCCGTACAATGGCTCGGGCGTGGGCAGCAGCAGCATTACCATCAATAAGTTCGAAACCAACCGACGCCTGCGCGAAGCCGGCCTGCGCGTGGCCGAGCACCGCATGGCCAACCGCCTGGAATGGCAGGCCGATGCCGAAGGCTTCTACCGCTCCCTGGAAACGCAGTTCCCCTACCCCTTCATTGCCAAGCCCGCCGATGATGGCTGCTCTTCGGCGGTGAAAAAAATAAAGAACCGCGCCGAGCTGGAAGCCTTCACGCGCCTCATCTTCCGCGAACAGGAAGACCTGATGATTCCGGATGCCGAAACGCTGCACCTGGGCTTTAAGGAGGAATTCCCCCGCAAGGATGCTTTCTTGGTGGAAACCCTGATTGAGCGCGACGGCGCGGCCCACTTCCTCGAAATTACGGGCGGCCTGCTCACGCACTGGCGCGCCGATGGCAAGCTGGATATTGAGGTTTTTGAGGCTTCCGAAGCCCTGGCTATCGGCGAAGTATTGAGCCTGGAGGAGAAATTCCTGGCCGGCGAAGGCCAGAACATTACTCCGGCCCGTTATGCTGCAGATGCTATTGAGCGCCAGCGCATTTCCAACGAGGTAAAGGAAGAACTGCGCCGCGTGGCCGAAATCCTGAATATTCAGGGCTACGCCCGCATCGACGCCTTTGTGCGGGTGCGCGACAACGGCGCGGTGGAGGTTATCATCATTGAGGTGAACTCCCTGCCCGGCATGACGCCCGCTACCTGCATCTTCCACCAAACCGCGCTGGCCGGCTACACACCCTACGATTTCATCGACCAGATTCTGGAGTTCGGCAAAGAGCGCACCCGCAAAGAGAAGCTGGCGGTTGGCAATTAG